The following coding sequences lie in one Chelmon rostratus isolate fCheRos1 chromosome 2, fCheRos1.pri, whole genome shotgun sequence genomic window:
- the zpr1 gene encoding zinc finger protein ZPR1, giving the protein MSVISEENVRGGSLFKDISADNEDLEPTEIESMCMNCFQNGTTRLLLTKIPFFKEIIISSFSCQNCSWSDTEIQSAGRIQKQGVCYTLKVKTKQDLNREVVKADSATTRIPELEFEIPPFTQKGALSTVEGLLDRAVAGLEQDQPVRRATDPQVAEKIDEFIQKLRKLKEVENEFTLVIEDPSGNSFVENPFAPQKDEALNLSWFKRTVQQDIQLGLRADDDLDEEPAGNNIEAMRNEVLVFDTNCPECNAPASTNMKLVQIPHFKEVIIMATNCDSCGHRTNEVKSGGATEDLGTKITLHITDPSDMTRDVLKSETCSVAIPELEFELGMAAVGGKFTTLEGLLKDIKDLIVAKNPFICGDSGTTDRLQKLNEFGEKIDKVVAGEMNVHVILDDPAGNSYLQNVYAPEPDPEMTIEKYTRSFEQNEELGLNDMKTEGYEE; this is encoded by the coding sequence ATGTCTGTTATTTCCGAGGAAAATGTGCGAGGTGGGAGTCTTTTCAAGGATATCAGCGCCGACAACGAAGACTTGGAGCCCACGGAGATCGAGAGCATGTGTATGAATTGCTTCCAGAACGGTACGACACGTTTACTTCTGACCAAAATCCCATTCTTTAAAGAAATAATCATCAGCTCATTCAGCTGCCAAAACTGCAGCTGGAGTGACACTGAAATCCAGTCTGCAGGCCGGATTCAGAAGCAAGGCGTTTGCTACACgctaaaagtaaaaacaaaacaggacttGAACCGGGAGGTTGTAAAAGCAGATAGTGCGACCACCAGGATCCCCGAGCTGGAGTTTGAGATCCCTCCTTTCACCCAGAAAGGTGCACTTTCAACCGTTGAGGGCCTCTTAGACCGAGCAGTTGCAGGGTTGGAGCAAGACCAACCTGTCAGGCGAGCCACTGACCCCCAGGTGGCTGAGAAAATAGACGAATTCATCCAGAAGTTGAGGAAGCTGAAAGAGGTTGAAAACGAATTCACTCTGGTGATTGAGGATCCATCTGGAAACAGTTTTGTGGAAAATCCATTCGCCCCTCAAAAAGATGAGGCTCTCAATCTGTCCTGGTTCAAGCGGACGGTCCAGCAGGACATCCAGCTGGGACTGAGAGCTGATGACGACTTGGACGAGGAACCGGCTGGCAACAACATAGAGGCCATGAGAAATGAGGTTTTGGTCTTCGACACCAACTGCCCAGAGTGCAACGCGCCAGCCTCGACCAACATGAAGCTCGTCCAGATCCCTCACTTCAAGGAGGTCATCATCATGGCCACCAACTGCGACAGCTGTGGCCACCGGACCAACGAGGTGAAATCAGGTGGAGCCACAGAGGACCTGGGCACCAAAATCACCCTTCACATCACCGACCCTTCAGACATGACCCGAGACGTGCTCAAGTCAGAGACGTGCTCCGTCGCCATCCCCGAGCTGGAGTTTGAGCTGGGGATGGCAGCCGTTGGCGGGAAGTTCACCACCCTGGAGGGGCTGCTGAAGGACATCAAAGACTTGATCGTCGCCAAAAACCCCTTCATCTGCGGCGACAGCGGCACTACAGATCGGTTGCAGAAGCTGAATGAGTTCGGGGAGAAGATAGACAAGGTTGTAGCTGGAGAAATGAACGTCCATGTCATCCTGGACGACCCGGCAGGGAACAGCTATTTGCAGAACGTGTACGCTCCGGAACCAGATCCTGAGATGACCATTGAGAAGTACACCCGCTCCTTTGAGCAGAATGAGGAACTCGGCCTGAATGACATGAAGACTGAGGGATATGAAGAGTGA
- the rpl22 gene encoding 60S ribosomal protein L22 gives MAPIKKQVVKKQGGKRKKQILKFTLDCTHPVEDGIMDAANFEQFLQERIKVNGKAGNLGGGVVSIERSKSKIAVNSEVPFSKRYLKYLTKKYLKKNNLRDWLRVVANTKESYELRYFQINQDEEEEEED, from the exons ATGGCCCCGATT AAAAAGCAGGTGGTCAAGAAGCAGGgtgggaagaggaagaagcagatcCTGAAGTTCACCCTGGACTGCACTCACCCTGTAGAGGATGGCATCATGGATGCTGCCAACTTC GAGCAGTTCCTGCAGGAGCGAATCAAGGTGAACGGCAAAGCTGGAAACCTCGGCGGGGGTGTGGTGTCCATTGAAAGGAGCAAGAGTAAAATCGCCGTCAACTCTGAAGTTCCCTTTTCAAAGAG GTATTTGAAATATCTTACCAAGAAGTATCTGAAGAAGAACAACCTCAGGGACTGGTTGCGGGTTGTGGCCAACACCAAGGAGAGCTACGAGCTGCGCTACTTCCAGATCAACcaggacgaagaggaggaggaggaagattaA